The following proteins come from a genomic window of Pseudomonas sp. MAG733B:
- a CDS encoding MFS transporter, with protein MKVKGIRWWMVGLVTAGLMVNYLARNTLSVAAPTLMSEMNITTEQYSHIVVAWQVCYALMQPVAGYIIDAIGTKMGFAIFAFAWSIACALAAFASGWQGLAFFRGLLGLTEAAGLPAAVKTSTEWFPAKERSVAIGWFNIGSSIGAVLAPPLVVWAILHSGWELAFLIVGGLGVAWTFLWMVLYKHPRNQKLLGDEEREYILSGQEDHFKDPGTKKGSWKKIIGSRNFYAIASARILSEPAWQTFNAWIPLYLMTERHMNIKEIAMFAWLPFLAADLGCVLGGYLSPFFHKYCKVSLFTSRKMVLLFGASCMIGPACIGLVASPYTAIALLCIGGFAHQTLSGALYAITSDSFGKNEVATATGMGGMFGYLGAAAFTLVFGVMVTTIGYSPLFVVLAIFDIIAAFIVWTVARELKPQQAAPNLQAAVPAS; from the coding sequence AAGTCAAAGGCATCCGCTGGTGGATGGTCGGTCTGGTGACGGCCGGCCTGATGGTCAACTACCTGGCACGCAATACCCTCTCAGTGGCCGCTCCGACCCTGATGAGCGAAATGAACATCACCACCGAGCAGTACTCGCACATCGTCGTCGCCTGGCAGGTGTGCTATGCGCTGATGCAACCGGTGGCGGGATACATCATCGATGCCATCGGCACCAAAATGGGTTTCGCCATTTTCGCCTTCGCCTGGTCGATTGCCTGCGCACTCGCTGCATTTGCGAGCGGCTGGCAAGGACTGGCGTTTTTCCGTGGCCTGCTCGGCCTGACCGAAGCGGCGGGCTTGCCGGCGGCGGTCAAGACTTCCACTGAATGGTTCCCGGCCAAAGAGCGCTCGGTGGCGATCGGCTGGTTCAACATCGGCTCGTCGATTGGCGCGGTGCTGGCGCCGCCGCTGGTGGTCTGGGCGATTTTGCACAGCGGCTGGGAGCTGGCCTTCCTGATCGTCGGCGGCCTCGGTGTGGCCTGGACGTTTTTGTGGATGGTGCTCTACAAACACCCGCGCAATCAGAAACTGCTGGGTGACGAAGAGCGCGAGTACATCCTCAGCGGTCAGGAAGATCACTTCAAAGACCCGGGCACCAAGAAAGGCAGCTGGAAGAAAATCATCGGCAGCCGCAACTTCTACGCCATCGCCAGCGCCCGGATTCTCTCCGAGCCGGCCTGGCAGACCTTCAACGCGTGGATTCCGCTGTACCTGATGACCGAACGGCACATGAACATCAAAGAGATCGCGATGTTCGCCTGGCTGCCGTTCCTCGCCGCCGACCTAGGCTGCGTACTCGGCGGTTACCTCAGCCCGTTCTTCCACAAATACTGCAAAGTGTCGCTGTTCACCTCGCGCAAAATGGTCTTGCTGTTCGGTGCTTCATGCATGATCGGCCCGGCGTGCATAGGTCTGGTCGCCAGCCCGTACACGGCGATTGCGCTGCTGTGCATCGGCGGCTTCGCTCACCAGACCTTGTCCGGTGCGCTATATGCGATCACTTCGGACTCGTTCGGCAAGAACGAAGTGGCCACCGCCACTGGCATGGGCGGGATGTTCGGCTACCTCGGCGCTGCCGCGTTTACCTTGGTGTTTGGCGTGATGGTGACCACGATCGGCTATAGCCCGCTGTTCGTGGTGCTGGCGATTTTCGACATCATCGCCGCGTTCATCGTCTGGACGGTTGCCCGTGAGCTGAAACCTCAACAGGCCGCCCCGAATCTTCAAGCTGCTGTTCCAGCCAGCTAA
- a CDS encoding glutathione S-transferase, with protein MSAPSMTLYHNPLSPFVRKVMVLLHETGQQNRVALQNCVLTPVDPDLALIDDNPLSKIPALRLADGNVIHDSRVILDYLDHQHVGNPLIPREGSARWRRLTLASLADGIMDAAVLVRYEVALRAPEKHWDAYLDGQRDKIRRALALLEKDAIAELTSHFDVAAISVACALGYVDLRHPDLDWRTANPQLAAWYFEVSQRPSMIATMPKV; from the coding sequence ATGTCCGCCCCGAGCATGACCCTGTACCACAACCCCCTTTCACCCTTCGTCCGTAAAGTCATGGTGCTGCTGCACGAAACCGGTCAGCAGAACCGTGTTGCCCTGCAGAACTGCGTGCTCACCCCGGTCGATCCGGACCTGGCGCTGATCGATGACAACCCCCTGAGCAAAATCCCCGCCCTGCGCCTGGCCGACGGCAACGTCATCCACGACAGCCGGGTGATCCTCGACTACCTCGACCACCAGCACGTCGGCAACCCGCTGATCCCCCGCGAAGGCTCCGCCCGCTGGCGCCGCCTGACCCTGGCCTCGCTGGCCGACGGGATCATGGACGCCGCCGTGCTGGTGCGTTACGAAGTCGCTTTGCGCGCGCCGGAAAAACACTGGGACGCGTACCTCGACGGCCAACGCGACAAGATCCGCCGCGCCCTGGCGCTGCTGGAAAAAGACGCCATCGCCGAGCTGACCAGCCACTTCGACGTGGCGGCGATCAGCGTGGCGTGTGCCTTGGGTTACGTGGACTTGCGCCATCCTGATCTGGACTGGCGCACGGCGAACCCGCAATTGGCGGCGTGGTATTTCGAGGTGAGTCAGCGGCCCTCGATGATTGCGACGATGCCGAAGGTTTAA